The DNA region attgagagatattttaattttggaaggATTGTAATTAATATAGTTAACATTAGGTAATAAGGAAGCATAAAACCTGGAGTTGCTATATCTACGTACGAGAACAGGAGAATAATGTGATTAGGTTGTGTGATTAATGGTAGAGTGGTCGTACCTAGAGTTAACAATTGTGAATAAATCACGTACACAGGTCTCTGTGACTGGAGGTTGTGTGCCATACATATATAACTGTGCAAATCTCCTTCATATAATGTAAACGTAACTGATTAAGTTCTCATTTGTCATCCCTAACTAGATCGCAATCCCATAACATACACTCCACAGTCCACCTTGTTCTTGGTGTCCCGCCACTTCATGGACATCCTTTTGGTCTCCAGATTAAGGCACACACCGGACTTGAAACCCTCACCAACCGACTTGAAATATTCATGCAACAACAATTTCTAcagaaaacatatatataacaccGTTAAAAGATGCAACCGTAAAAAGAATTGAACTACAATCACACCCgtgataatacatatatactagATTTTCTGGGATATCGCCATATTTCAACATAGTGGGATGAGTGTACGTGAAATTATCAATGACAAATAGAGAGCAACTAACAAACTACATAAAAAACAACTCATAATTCGAACAAGGCATCAAATTCAATTCATACCTAGGCACACAATTTTCAGTCACTGTGCAACACCATAAAACTCAATTGTGCACACAACATAAACACATATAGTTTAGCAAACACATAATTCGTGGACACAATTTGAAAACTGACTTTTACGGTGTAATTTGGAAACTAACAATAGCATACATTGTAATTAGACTTTTGCGATTGCATATACTGGAGTCAGTTTGCTGCAGAAAATCAATTGTGCAATTTACTATGAAATGCAAGAACTAACAattgcatatacataatacccACAAACGAAACAACaggacattaaaaaaaacaaatttaaaaaaaaaaaaaaaaaaaaaaaaaaaatgaaaaggaatAACAATGGCCGAAAAAAATCAGTTTGTAATTGCAAAAGTccaatttaattacaatatccAATTTGTTCGCTAACAAATGCAAATGTGCAATTTACTAACAAATGCAAGAACTAAAAATTGCATATACATAATCAGTTTTTTTCTCCGTTTCAGCAAAATGCATAAATACCACCACCCAAGAAATACCCCACAATCTGAGCCAATGAAACAAATTTTATGAATCACTAAAGTAAATATGACATGACTTTTTAAATACATTAGAATTCACTAAGCACTCATATATCTGACAGCTTAATAGAGGAGACAAATAGCATTATGTTATAATCCACCAGACAACCCACCATAGGGTAACAAAAATTGTAGAGAAtgaaaagaaagggaaaaatgaGCATGGTCTCAAGCAGAAAATGTTAATCACACTATTGCATGCCCGAAAAGAAGTTGATGTACCTTAAGTTTGTAATATGGATAGTTGCCAAGTGCATTTATTAGACAAGGAGTAGAAAGCTTTGCAATCCAACAAGCAGCAACAACCATTCCACAGTGAGCATAACCTAAAACCAAATTTCTTACCCCTCCGTCATGTACCACACAGTATGATGAAATGGAACTACTGCCCTAGTAGCAGCAGTCAAAGTATCCTTCACACTATGAGTTCCACGAATTAATAGGAGGCCGTATTTTGAACTGTGGTCAACTAATATTCAAAAAAACCCTaacattctttaaaaaaaaaaaacaaaaaaaaaaaaagaagaagcaagaACATCAATGGCCGAAGCAACCTACCTCGTCTCGGCGCCTCAAACGCCTCTCCAGACCGCTTTGTTTGCCTTCTGCCACCAATGTCTGCCATGAAAG from Ipomoea triloba cultivar NCNSP0323 chromosome 6, ASM357664v1 includes:
- the LOC116023295 gene encoding uncharacterized protein LOC116023295, which produces MADIGGRRQTKRSGEAFEAPRRGYAHCGMVVAACWIAKLSTPCLINALGNYPYYKLKKLLLHEYFKSVGEGFKSGVCLNLETKRMSMKWRDTKNKVDCGVYVMGLRSS